From a single Loigolactobacillus coryniformis subsp. coryniformis KCTC 3167 = DSM 20001 genomic region:
- a CDS encoding VanZ family protein — protein MVSIKRFSRNDWWLVLSLVIMILLFISSGETYKQQTSVPFLERWLANEPFKQQLMGISFTYVDQKVSIASSGYFKFVEFFIRKGAHFGSYFLIGLGGYMGYKERIKQTGLTMVVVWLAATGYAALDEFHQSLTGGRTPLFQDVLLDASGALTAIILAWLVTTFWRHRGKKAA, from the coding sequence GTGGTCAGTATTAAACGATTTTCACGCAATGATTGGTGGTTAGTTTTATCACTAGTTATCATGATCTTACTATTTATTAGCTCTGGCGAAACTTATAAACAACAAACTTCGGTACCTTTTTTAGAACGATGGTTGGCTAACGAGCCATTTAAACAACAATTAATGGGGATCTCCTTTACTTATGTCGATCAAAAAGTCAGTATTGCTAGTAGTGGTTATTTTAAATTTGTTGAGTTTTTTATCCGTAAAGGTGCGCATTTTGGCAGTTACTTTCTAATTGGGCTTGGTGGCTACATGGGGTATAAAGAACGAATCAAGCAGACAGGTTTAACTATGGTCGTTGTCTGGTTAGCGGCCACAGGCTATGCGGCGTTAGATGAGTTTCATCAAAGCTTAACTGGTGGCCGTACGCCATTGTTCCAGGATGTTTTACTGGATGCTAGTGGTGCTTTGACAGCGATCATTCTTGCTTGGCTGGTAACAACATTTTGGCGCCACCGAGGTAAAAAAGCTGCTTAA